A genomic stretch from Sulfobacillus thermosulfidooxidans includes:
- a CDS encoding RRXRR domain-containing protein — protein MRVFVLDTNRKPLDPCHPARARELLKKGKAVVFRRYPFTIILQDRTMEESIVHPHRIKIDSGSKTTGFAVLNESTNRVVWAAELEHRGEQIHSRMHDRASLRHGRRNRKTRYRKPRFRNRNPEKCIVCGKNARHKHKTCRNHAKEPSNMSVGSRWLPPSLESRVANTVTWTTRLIRLLPATAISMELVRFDLQKIENPEIQGVEYQQGTLFG, from the coding sequence ATGCGCGTTTTCGTCCTTGACACCAACCGGAAACCTCTAGATCCCTGCCATCCGGCGCGGGCCCGAGAATTGCTCAAGAAGGGCAAGGCGGTTGTGTTTCGCCGCTACCCCTTCACGATCATTTTGCAGGACCGGACCATGGAGGAATCCATCGTCCACCCCCATCGGATCAAGATCGATTCCGGCAGCAAGACTACTGGGTTTGCGGTTCTCAACGAATCCACAAACCGTGTGGTCTGGGCTGCCGAACTGGAACATCGGGGCGAACAGATCCATTCCCGTATGCACGATCGGGCTTCTTTACGGCATGGTCGCCGCAACCGCAAAACCCGCTACCGTAAGCCCCGTTTCCGAAATCGGAATCCTGAGAAGTGTATTGTCTGCGGCAAGAATGCTCGCCATAAACACAAAACGTGTCGGAATCATGCCAAGGAGCCGTCTAACATGTCGGTTGGTTCAAGGTGGCTTCCGCCATCCCTGGAAAGCCGAGTGGCCAACACCGTCACCTGGACAACACGGCTGATCCGACTCCTTCCCGCAACAGCGATCTCCATGGAACTGGTTCGGTTTGACCTGCAGAAGATCGAAAATCCAGAGATTCAAGGTGTGGAGTATCAGCAAGGCACCCTCTTTGGATAG
- a CDS encoding HNH endonuclease, which yields MLEKFGHQCAYCDGASGDPVLNVEHVVPKNPKHGPKGTDRISNLVIACRTCNESKDNLQPEEWLSQLQESSRKIDRIRAQRFPEAMKQLKVSLKDAAAVNATRRALFHRLRALDLPLETGTGGQTKYNRTRLGLPKTHWLDAACVGASTPVRLTVEKRPAFRIKATGHGKRQRCGTDKYGFPIRHARRQKKFMGFQTGDMVRAVVLKGKRQGTHVGRVLARATGYFRIGKADGIPYRYCHILHHADGYQYAY from the coding sequence CTGCTGGAGAAGTTTGGACATCAATGTGCCTACTGTGATGGGGCATCCGGGGATCCCGTGCTGAACGTCGAGCATGTCGTGCCCAAGAACCCCAAACACGGACCCAAAGGCACGGACCGCATCAGCAACCTAGTCATTGCATGCCGGACTTGCAACGAATCCAAGGACAACCTCCAACCTGAAGAATGGCTGTCCCAGTTGCAGGAATCCTCTCGGAAAATCGACCGGATCCGGGCTCAACGATTTCCTGAAGCCATGAAACAACTCAAGGTTTCGCTCAAGGACGCCGCTGCGGTTAACGCCACCCGCCGGGCTCTATTCCACCGGTTACGGGCCTTGGACCTCCCCTTGGAAACCGGGACCGGAGGGCAGACCAAATATAACCGGACCCGGCTGGGGTTGCCGAAGACTCACTGGCTGGACGCGGCCTGTGTTGGGGCTTCCACACCGGTTCGACTCACCGTTGAAAAGAGGCCTGCGTTCCGAATCAAAGCCACCGGCCATGGGAAACGTCAGCGGTGTGGCACAGACAAATACGGATTCCCAATCCGGCACGCGCGACGGCAAAAGAAGTTCATGGGTTTCCAAACCGGCGACATGGTTCGGGCTGTGGTCCTAAAGGGGAAACGCCAAGGCACCCACGTTGGGCGAGTCTTAGCCCGGGCAACTGGATACTTTCGAATTGGCAAGGCGGATGGCATTCCCTATCGATACTGCCACATCCTCCACCATGCGGATGGTTACCAATATGCCTATTGA
- a CDS encoding GNAT family N-acetyltransferase: protein MEIRQITEDDAEAFLTMQRQLDLETDFMLMAPGERQTTVAQQRDIIHKILSDGRSMIWVVAEGQRLVGALTLQAMAPLKIRHTGYIVVGILAAHRGQGLGSALFRTMEAWAHCHEFHRLELTVICENRAALNLYLKQGFMVEGLRHDSILQPNGHWVHEYTMVKLL, encoded by the coding sequence ATGGAGATTCGGCAAATCACCGAGGATGATGCAGAAGCCTTTTTGACCATGCAGCGCCAACTCGACCTGGAAACCGATTTCATGCTCATGGCACCGGGGGAGCGGCAAACAACCGTCGCACAGCAGCGGGACATCATTCATAAAATTCTCTCGGACGGTCGTTCTATGATATGGGTAGTGGCGGAGGGCCAACGTCTGGTCGGAGCCTTGACACTTCAGGCCATGGCCCCGCTCAAGATTCGCCATACCGGGTACATAGTGGTGGGAATTCTGGCTGCACACCGGGGCCAGGGTTTGGGATCCGCACTCTTTCGGACCATGGAGGCCTGGGCACATTGCCATGAGTTTCATCGTTTAGAACTCACGGTGATTTGCGAGAACCGCGCTGCACTGAATTTATACCTCAAACAGGGTTTTATGGTTGAGGGTCTTCGGCACGACAGCATACTGCAACCCAATGGGCATTGGGTGCACGAGTATACCATGGTTAAACTTCTATAA